The DNA segment CCGGGTGAAGGATCGCCCACCGGCGCGGCTGGCCCAGTTGGAGATTCCCCTCGGCGCCGGTCAGGGCCGCATCCTGCGCAGCTCCCACGGCGCGGAGTTCCCGGTCGTGGACGCCCGCGTCCCGGGACGAAGCGGGAGTGCGCACTTCGTCGTGATGGAGGACAAGGACGCCGTGCTCCCGCATGGGGGCGTCATCGCGCGCATCGACGTCGAGCGCGACAGGGTGCAGCGCTTCGACTACGGCCCGGGAGTCATCGCCGAGGAGCACCTCTTCGTGCCCACCGGTTCAAGGGAGGGCCAGGGCTGGTTGCTGGGCACGTCGCTGGACTGCACGCGCGGACACACGCGCCTGGCGGCCTTTGACGCGGAGCACCTGGACGATGGACCCGTGGCGCTCGCCACCCTGCCCCGCGCGCTGCCGCTGGGCTTCCACGGCACCTTCCTGAAGGGGTAGTCGGCCGGCTGTTCAGGCAGGCGGAGGAGCAGCCCTCGTCACCCTGCCTGCTACGTCCCATCACCGCGTCGAGCGTCAGAGGCGGTGGGTAGGGTTGCCTTCATGGACGTGCGCAAGAAGCTGGAGATCCTCGCCGACGCCGCCAAGTACGACGCCTCGTGTTCGAGCAGCGGCGGCAAACGCAAGGCGGCGAAGGATGGGCTCGGCAGTGTCGAGGGCATGGGCATCTGCCACAGCTACACGCCGGATGGCCGGTGCGTGTCCCTGCTCAAGATCCTGCTCACCAACTTCTGCATCTACGACTGCCAGTACTGCATCAACCGCATCTCCAGCGACACCGCCCGGGCGCGCTTCACGCCCGCGGAGGTCGTGCGGCTCACGCTCGACTTCTACAAGCGCAACTACATCGAAGGCCTGTTCCTGAGCTCCGGCGTCATCAAGAGCCCGGACTACACGATGGAGCAGCTCATCGAGGTGACGCGCACGCTGCGCGAGGTGCACGGCTTCCAGGGCTACATCCACCTCAAGGCGGTGCCGGGCGCGTCCACGGAGCTCATCGAGCAGGCGGGACGGTACGCGGACCGGCTGAGCGCCAACATCGAGCTGCCGACGGACGGCGACCTGAAGAAGCTCGCGCCGGAGAAGAGCTTCGCCGTCACGGGCGGGACGATGAAGGACATCACCGCCCGCGTGGAGCAATCCAAGGCCGAGCGCAAGGAGAGCCCCAAGGCACCGAAGTTCGCACCCGCGGGCCAGAGCACGCAGATGATCGTCGGCGCCACCCCCACGCCGGACGCGTCCATCCTCGACACGGCGAACCGCCTCTACACGCGCTTCAAGCTCAAGCGCGTGTACTACTCGGCCTACAGCCCCATTCCGATCGTCGACGCCCGCCTGCCCGCGAAGGCGCCGCCGCTCGTGCGCGAGCACCGGCTGTACCAGGCGGACTGGCTCCTGCGCTTCTACGGCTTTCGCGTGGACGAGCTCACGCCGCCCGAGAAGCCGGACCTGTCGCTGGAGCTGGACCCGAAGCTCGCGTGGGCGCTGCGCCGGCGGGAGCTGTTCCCCATGGACGTGAACCGCGCCCCGCGCGAGGACCTGCTGCGCGTGCCGGGCATGGGCGTGCGCACGGTGGACCGGATCCTCCGCATCCGCCGCTGGCACCGCGTCACGCTCGCGGACCTCGCGCGGCTGCACGTCCCGCTCGCGCGCATGAAGCCCTTCATCGTGACGGCGGACCACCGGCCCACGGGGCTCCTCGACTCGGCCCGGCTCGTGGAGCGGGTGACGCCTCCCGCCACCCAGCTCTCCCTCTTCGCCTCCGCCCGGGAAGCCCTCACCGGAGAGCTCTGATGCGGGTGGAGGTGGGGCCGGACCTGGACTCGTTCCGCACCGCCGCGCGAGGACTGCTCGCCCGAGGGGTGTCTCCGGAGCAGGTGCTGTTCACCGAGGAGGGGCACGGCCAGGGTTCACTGCTCGCGCCGGACGCGGTGCCCGCGAGCGCGCCCATCGCTGCCCTGTCGGTGCCTCCGGCGTTCCTGGAGCTGGCACGGAAGGTGGCGTGTCACCGCTCGCCGGAGCGTTGGGGGCTGCTCTACCGGGTGCTGTGGCGGCTCGTGCAAGGCGAGCGCAAGCTGCTGGAGATCGAAAGCGACGCGGACGTGCACCGCGTGCTCATGATGGCCAAGGCCGTGCAGCGGGACGCGCACAAGATGAAGGCCTTCGTGCGCTTCCGGCGGGTGGAGCAGGACGGCGAGGAGTTCTTCATCGCGTGGCACCGGCCCGAGCACCTCATCGTGCGCTACGTGGCGCCCTTCTTCGCGCGGCGCTTTCCGTCCATGCGCTGGAGCATCCTCACGCCGGACGCGAGCGTGTCCTGGGACCAGGAGCAGCTCACGTACGGCCCCGGCGTGCCGCGCTCGCAAGCGCCCGAGGGCGATGCGCTGGAGGAGATGTGGGGGACGTACTACGCGTCGACCTTCAATCCAGCGCGGCTCAACGTGCGGGCCATGCGCGCGGAGATGCCCAAGAAGCACTGGGCCACCCTGCCCGAGGCCCGGCTCATCCCGGAGCTGGTGCGCCAGGCGCCCCAGCGCACCTCGCGCATGGTGACCCCGAAGCTGGAGCGCTCCGAAGCGGGCCGCTTCCTGCCCGAGCACCGGGACCTCGCCTCGCTCGCCCAGGCGGCGCAAGGCTGCCGGGCCTGTCCGCTGCACGAGCGGGCCACGCGCACGGTGTTCGGTGAGGGGCCCATGGGGGCCCGGCTGATGCTCGTGGGCGAGCAACCCGGAGACCAGGAGGACCGCATGGGCCGGCCCTTCATCGGTCCCGCGGGCCAGCTGCTCGACACGGTGCTCGCCCAGGTGGGCCTCGAGCGCGAGCAGCTCTACGTCACCAACGCGGTGAAGCACTTCGGGTGGGTGGCGGGCGAGGAGAAGCAGCGCCTGCACGCGAAGCCCGGACGGAGCGAGGTGCTCGCGTGCAAGGCGTGGCTGGACGCCGAAGTGGCGCAGGTGAAGCCGAGGATGATCCTCTGCCTGGGGGCCACGGCGGCGCAGGCCTTCCTCGGGCCCGGCTTTCGCATCAACCTGAGCCGGGGCCAGGTGTTCGAGACGCCGTGGGCGAAGGCATGGATGGCGACCTTCCACCCCTCGGCGCTCCTGCGCATGCCGGACGAGC comes from the Corallococcus macrosporus genome and includes:
- a CDS encoding putative DNA modification/repair radical SAM protein; its protein translation is MDVRKKLEILADAAKYDASCSSSGGKRKAAKDGLGSVEGMGICHSYTPDGRCVSLLKILLTNFCIYDCQYCINRISSDTARARFTPAEVVRLTLDFYKRNYIEGLFLSSGVIKSPDYTMEQLIEVTRTLREVHGFQGYIHLKAVPGASTELIEQAGRYADRLSANIELPTDGDLKKLAPEKSFAVTGGTMKDITARVEQSKAERKESPKAPKFAPAGQSTQMIVGATPTPDASILDTANRLYTRFKLKRVYYSAYSPIPIVDARLPAKAPPLVREHRLYQADWLLRFYGFRVDELTPPEKPDLSLELDPKLAWALRRRELFPMDVNRAPREDLLRVPGMGVRTVDRILRIRRWHRVTLADLARLHVPLARMKPFIVTADHRPTGLLDSARLVERVTPPATQLSLFASAREALTGEL
- a CDS encoding UdgX family uracil-DNA binding protein (This protein belongs to the uracil DNA glycosylase superfamily, members of which act in excision repair of DNA. However, it belongs more specifically to UdgX branch, whose founding member was found to bind uracil in DNA (where it does not belong), without cleaving it, appears to promote DNA repair by a pathway involving RecA, rather than base excision.); its protein translation is MRVEVGPDLDSFRTAARGLLARGVSPEQVLFTEEGHGQGSLLAPDAVPASAPIAALSVPPAFLELARKVACHRSPERWGLLYRVLWRLVQGERKLLEIESDADVHRVLMMAKAVQRDAHKMKAFVRFRRVEQDGEEFFIAWHRPEHLIVRYVAPFFARRFPSMRWSILTPDASVSWDQEQLTYGPGVPRSQAPEGDALEEMWGTYYASTFNPARLNVRAMRAEMPKKHWATLPEARLIPELVRQAPQRTSRMVTPKLERSEAGRFLPEHRDLASLAQAAQGCRACPLHERATRTVFGEGPMGARLMLVGEQPGDQEDRMGRPFIGPAGQLLDTVLAQVGLEREQLYVTNAVKHFGWVAGEEKQRLHAKPGRSEVLACKAWLDAEVAQVKPRMILCLGATAAQAFLGPGFRINLSRGQVFETPWAKAWMATFHPSALLRMPDERARAQARVHFEEDLRRAADTLRALG